CAATGGCTCCTTACGGTCGTATGAGTTATCAAATTGCTTTCCATTGAGTAAGGTACCTTTATAATGCACGGTTACCTCATCGTCACTTTTTGGCTTTGGACCTTCTGCCTCATTGAGAACAAGATATTGAATTCCTTCGGCTGTAGATTTCATACCAGCAACCTTAGCATTTTCTGCAAAAAATTTATCTTCTTCAGCACGGCTAGCAGCCTCTTTTTTAGCACGAACGTCCATGATCGCCTGTTGGATAACAGCTCTTCCTTGGCCTTCTTCCAATAGCGATTTCTCCCCTTTCAAGACATCCGAAATTGCTTTTGCAATAACATCTGACTTCAAGTAATCAATCTCAATAGATTTTAGTGAATTTCCGATATCGGCACCAAACGCATAAGACACAGAATCGGCCTTCGTTTTCAGTTGATTTGTTGCACTTGATTTAGTTGCGACGACCTTCTTCTTCGCCGTCGTGTTCGTTTTTTTTTGTTGGGCAAATCCTGTGACTGTTGTCAAGGATAATAGGGCTAATGCAATATACTTCATGTTTGTTTAACGGTGCTTCTGCACGATTTCATTTATAATTTCCTGCGTGATATTAGGGTAATCAACTTCAACCCTAGATTTACTGTTGAGCCAGGCTTCAATCGCCAGCATGTTTTTCTGTTTTAAGCTCGAAATTACAGGCACCCCCATCTCTTCCAATGACGCTGCATTCAAATGCTGCTCATATTGGTTTTTCATCGGGATAACTAACAGTTTCTTTTCCAAATATAACGCTTCTGCCGGTGTTTCAAAACCTGCCCCACACAAAACTCCAGAAGAAGATGCCATACTATCAATAAAAGATTGGTTATTGATCGGTCTTATCGTTACATTTTTCATGTCAAATGCCTTCGAATTATGTTTACTAAAAACATCCCACTTCACCTCCGGAAACTTCATCAAATGCTTTAATAAATGGGCGTCGTCATAAGCAGGCAAGTAAACAGTGTAATGTCCCTGATCTGTTACGTTCAATTCGCGCACAGCATTCCGAATCACCGGTGGATAAATATGCTTGGAGTAACGCTTGAAATGAAAACCATAGGAATGTGTAGACGGCGCATAATTTTTCATAATAAATTTGCCCAGCATATCACTCTCATCGGGCTTAGGGCTAGCAGGATCCAAGGCCGCTATCTGATGACTCAAACCAATGCACTCCAAATCTTTAGAGTGACAAGCCCATGCCGAGATCGGCTCAAAATCGTTGATCACCAAATCATAGTTTTCAATTGGCAAGCTCTTAATTTCATTTGTAAATTTACGAATGGTCGAACTCATAAAGGTTTTCCACAAATCTACCCCACCAGACTTACCAAAAATAAAACTCAACCCGTGAAAACGATATTTTACTTCAAAAGGAAGTGATAGATCTGCTTGAATTCCACTAACCAAAACATCAACTTCTCCTAACGCTCTCAAACAGGGAACAATATCCATCGCACGGCTAAGATGTCCATTTCCTGTCCCTTGTACGGCATACAATATCTTCATAACGACTGTATTTGTGTCGGCAAATTAATCAATTTTAACGATTATCAATATTATTTTATTGTTTAGTTAGGTTAAGAAAATATAAATTAACATCAATAAAAAAGCCTATTAATCTTTTTTTAACCTTCCTTTCTGTATATTTAATATCAACAATTATTTAATAGCCAGTTCAATAAACCATGAAATTTCTGTTGTATACGATTTTTCCACTAATTGTGATACCGATTTTTACCTCGTGGGGATTTTTTGCACATAAAAAAATTAACCATTATGCCGTATTCGCCTTGCCAGCGAAGATGGCGAAATTCTATAAAGACAATATCGAACTAATTACCGAGAAAGCTGTTGACCCAGATAAACGCTGCTACACCGATAGTGCTGAAGGTCCCCGGCATTTTATAGATATAGAAGATTATGAAGAAGATGGAAAAAATGATTCCATACCCATTCATTGGTCAAAAGCGAAAGAAAAATATCAGGAAAAACAGTTGCTAAAAAATGGTATTGTTCCCTGGCAAATTAATTTAACCTATCAAAAGCTAGTGAAAGCTTTTCAGACAAAAAATTATAATCTGATCATCAAACACTCTGCAGAACTCGGGCACTATATTGCTGATGCGCATGTTCCTTTACATACAACTAAAAATTACAATGGACAATTCACTAACCAAATTGGAATACATGCATTTTGGGAAAGTCGCTTGCCAGAAATGTTTTCAGAAAGATATAATCTTCGCGTAGGGAAAGCAATCTATATCCACGATCCTTTAGCAGAAGCATGGCTTATGGTTCGCGAAAGCAATCGTCTCGTCGATTCTGTATTGAATATCGAAGCCAAGCTCAATCGCCAGTTTAAAGATTCTCAAAAAAAAACATTTATTGAGCGAAACAATCAACTGGTATGGACGTATTCGGATCGCTATGCGAACGCGTATCACGATGCCATGAACGGAATGGTCGAAAGAAGGATGCGAAAAACGATCTTACGTATTTCTTCCTATTGGTATTCTGCTTGGCTTGAATCTGGGCAACCAAATTTAAACAACATTGAGAAAATAAAAATCAATAGCAAACAAGATCAAATTGATATCATAGGTAGAAAGCCGATTGGCCGTGAAGAGTGGATGTAAAATATACCTTATAACTGGACTACTTACATTATTCATACCGGACCACTGATGTTGTCGTCAACTAAGCTACTTTTGCAGCGTAAAATCTAGGAAAGCATGTTGAATAAGAATATTACGTTAACAAACCTTGCATTAGTGCTGAGTATTGGAGCTGCGACTGCTCAGATTAAAGACACAACCGCTCTGAGCGAAGTCATCATTAATCAAAATCGCTTACAGATCCCTTTTTCAAAACAAAGCAAAAATATCCAAATATTGACGCAGGAAGATATACAGAGACTACCAAATCGATCAATCAACGAGTTGCTTAGCAATATCCCAGGCGTTGATATTCGCCAACGTGGGCCATTTGGCTCGCAGGCAGATATTAGTATTGATGGCGGCTCGTTTGAACAAACGGCGATTCTAGTTAATGGTGTTAAAATCACCGATCCGCAGAGTGCCCATCATAACATGAATCTTCCGGTTCCTTTGGAGGCCATCGAGCGTATCGAAATCATTCGGGGGCCGGCTTCACGAATTTTCGGCATTAATGCGCTAACCGGCGCCATTAACATCGTAACAAAGAAAATTGAATCGAATCAAATTAGCGCTCAGGTATATAGTGGTTCATCCTTCAAAGACAATGAGCAGACAAGTGCAGGCAAGTATTATGGTAAAGGTGTTCAGCTTGGCTCACAGTTCTTAACCAAGCAAACAAGCCACGGTTTATATTTTGGCCACGAAGACTCCAATGGGCAACGCTATAATACAGCCTCTAATAATAATAAACTCTATTATGACGGGACATATCAACCGAATACAGCCAATATGATAAAAGCCAATGTTGGCTATATCAACAATCAATTTGGAGCCAATGGTTACTACGCTGCACCGAGTGACAAGGAAGCGTATGAACAGGTTAAGACAGCTTTCGCTTCCCTGCAGTCCAAGCATCAATTAACACAGGCATTTTCCATCAGTCCACGCCTCAGTAATCGCTACAACGAAGATGAATATTGGTATTTAGGCCGAGAAACAACGAAAGGTAGATCCAAACATTACAGCAACGTCTTTGGAGCAGAAATCAATGCTACATTGGAGCAAAGTTATGGTACATTTGGCTTAGGATTAGAAAGTCGATTTGAACGTATCAATAGCACCAGTATTGGCGACCATAACCGGGAGAATTACGGCGGCTACCTGGAATTCAAAACCGAGGCGATCGAAAAACTGATGATCAACTCAGGTGCCTACATCAATTATAACTCAAAATTTGGCTGGCAGGTATTCCCGGGTCTAGATTTGGGCTATGATATTACCGAACATTGGAAGATTGTAGTCAACGCAGGTTCTAGCCAACGTATCCCTTCCTTTACGGATCTTTACACCAATCAGACAGCCAACGTCGGAACCCCCACATTGAGCTCTGAAAATGCCTATCAGATAGAAAGTGGTATAAAATACTTATCCAATCGAGTTATTGCGCAAGTGGGCTATTTCCATCGAAGGATAAACGATTTCATTGACTGGCAAAAAGAGGATGCCACTACAGGAAGCGGAACGGTCATTCCGTGGAAACCAATAAATATTGGAAAAAATAAAATTGATGGATTCAATGCTTCATTCCGATATAATATCAATGATCCCAGCGCAACGACACGATACTTTACAACGCTAAGTTATAATTATCTCAACCCAAGCATAACATTAGCAGACGGGATACTATCCAAATATGCTATTGAAAGCTTAAGGCATCAAGTTATTGCCAACTTTACCATAAACCACAAGAACTGGATGTTCACTTCTGCAAACCGCTTTAATGAGCGTATCAGTTACAAATCTTATTTCATCGCTGACGTAAGAGGATCGTACCAACTCCAAGACTTAAACATCTTTGTGGATGTTCAGAATATATTTGACAAGAGCTATATAGAAGCTGCCGCCGTTCCTATGCCCGGTCGTTGGTTTAGTATCGGCGCAAAATATAAACTGAACTATTAAACCCGATTAAATGGCAAAATCGGTTCTCTTCCCATTTCGCCATCAATTATAAAAAAGTCCCAAATGGAATGACCATTTGGGACTTTTCATTGTGTTATTGCCACATCGAAGCATGTACCATGCCCTATTTAAGAAAACGCCAACTATAAAATAAGTTACTTTTTCTTGGGAAGAACAGATAAAATTCCTCCAATTAAATGTTTTTGGAACTCAGGTTCGTCATAGGACTCATCGGTATGTCCAAGCCCGGTATAGAAGACTTTCCCTCCATCGTAGCTCTGGGTCCAGGAGATTGGATGTTGATCCCCCATTTTTCCTCCTTGGTAGCTTTTTTCATCCAAATTCATCAACACATGCAATCCGTCCTTCACATCCTTGAAATTATACCATTCATCTTTGTGCCACCAGATCGGATCGAGGTGCTTGGTGGCCGGATGTTTTCTGTCCAGCACATCAATTTTGGCTTTTTGTACAGCAGGATGAGACGCAAAATACCCCCCTACAAGGCCGTTATACCATGGCCAATCAAACTCAGTATCCGTCGCTGCATGGATACCCACAAACCCTTTTCCTGATTGGATATACCGCACAAAAGCTTCCTGTTGCGCATTATCGAGAATATCGCCGGTTGTGCTCAGAAAGATAACGGCGTCATATTTGTTCAATCCCTGATCGGTAAACAGAACTGCATCCTCCGAATGATCAGATTTTATTTTTTCTTTATCAAGCAATTGCTTAAGTACCTCTGCACCCTTTTCGATGCTTCCGTGTCTAAACCCTTTTGTCTTGCTAAAGATCAATACTTGCCTTTGTGCCTGAACAGCAGCTGACATCCCCAACAGGAGAAACAGAAAAATGAAGATTCTATTCATGATATAAATGGTTATTATGATGATTTAAGTTTAGGTTTACTAATTTCCGCAACGAAATTGCGATAAAAATAGCTGTAAAGAAAAGCCGTGCATTCTCCCGATACACGGCTTTTCTGTTTTATTATGGTGTGATTAGCTCACGGTAAAAATCAAGACTTTCAATAATATCTTCCTCAGAAACGTAGATATCATATTGACAACTGCCAATTTGGTCAAGCAATGCGAAACCGATCTGATTGGACAAGTTTTTCTTATCGTTTCGCATCAGATCCAACAGGGCTGTATCAATGGAAGAATCAAATGTGTAGTCGTTGAAATATTTTCTAAAAGTTTGGATCAAATCGTTTAATTCATCCAAAGGCAAACCATTCAATTTATGCGATAGGTACCCCTCACAAATCATTCCTACTGCAATAGCTTCTCCATGTAATAAAGGTGAAGCATCGTTCAACAACGAGTAGCCCTCAATAGCATGACCAATTGTATGGCCAAAGTTTAAAATTTTACGCAGTCCTTTTTCTTTCGGATCCTCAAGGATAACACGGTTTTTGATCGAAACAGAATGTTTGATCAAAGAATTGTCGATTTGATCGATCTCCAATGTTTTCACTCGCTCATAGTAAGCCCGATCGAAGATCAGTCCATGTTTAATTACTTCAGCAAAACCTGAGATTAATTGACGCTGATCTAGGGTTTTCAAAAACTGGCTTGAAATAAATACTGCTTGAGGTTGTGCAAAAGTTCCAATAATATTTTTCACACTGCCCATATCAATGCCGGTCTTACCTCCTACCGATGCATCTACCTGGGAAAGTAAAGTCGTCGGAATTTGAATAAAATCCATCCCTCTTTTGAAAGTTGACGCTGCAAATCCCCCCATATCGGTGACTACCCCACCACCCAGGTTGATCATCAACGAATGCCTATCCGCTCCGAAATCGAGCATATTATGCCATACGCCAATACAGAAATCAATATTTTTATTTTCCTCGCCAGGATCTACTTCTATCAAGTCATAATTCGCCAAATTGGGTAAGGCCTGCTGAAATAAGGGTAAACAATTATCCAAGGTGTTGGTATCCACCAAGACGATGATCTTTGAGTAACTGCGCTCAGCTAAAAACGCCTCCAAAGAGGCCAACGTATCATCAAAATATACCTGATAGCCCAAACTTTCTATGACTTCCATTCTACGATTCTTTAAGGTTTAAGTTTTCTATTTACCAATATTGTTTAATATTACACCAATTTTATTTGCATCCCATCAAATTCAACAACATCTCCTGGTCGCAATTTGAGCCTTTTCCGGTAATCGAC
The genomic region above belongs to Sphingobacterium zeae and contains:
- a CDS encoding FKBP-type peptidyl-prolyl cis-trans isomerase, which encodes MKYIALALLSLTTVTGFAQQKKTNTTAKKKVVATKSSATNQLKTKADSVSYAFGADIGNSLKSIEIDYLKSDVIAKAISDVLKGEKSLLEEGQGRAVIQQAIMDVRAKKEAASRAEEDKFFAENAKVAGMKSTAEGIQYLVLNEAEGPKPKSDDEVTVHYKGTLLNGKQFDNSYDRKEPLKLSLGQVIKGWQIGIPLMSKGAKYKFFIPSRLAYGERATGEIPANSTLVFEVELLDIGADGTT
- a CDS encoding glycosyltransferase family protein, whose product is MKILYAVQGTGNGHLSRAMDIVPCLRALGEVDVLVSGIQADLSLPFEVKYRFHGLSFIFGKSGGVDLWKTFMSSTIRKFTNEIKSLPIENYDLVINDFEPISAWACHSKDLECIGLSHQIAALDPASPKPDESDMLGKFIMKNYAPSTHSYGFHFKRYSKHIYPPVIRNAVRELNVTDQGHYTVYLPAYDDAHLLKHLMKFPEVKWDVFSKHNSKAFDMKNVTIRPINNQSFIDSMASSSGVLCGAGFETPAEALYLEKKLLVIPMKNQYEQHLNAASLEEMGVPVISSLKQKNMLAIEAWLNSKSRVEVDYPNITQEIINEIVQKHR
- a CDS encoding TonB-dependent receptor plug domain-containing protein; this translates as MLNKNITLTNLALVLSIGAATAQIKDTTALSEVIINQNRLQIPFSKQSKNIQILTQEDIQRLPNRSINELLSNIPGVDIRQRGPFGSQADISIDGGSFEQTAILVNGVKITDPQSAHHNMNLPVPLEAIERIEIIRGPASRIFGINALTGAINIVTKKIESNQISAQVYSGSSFKDNEQTSAGKYYGKGVQLGSQFLTKQTSHGLYFGHEDSNGQRYNTASNNNKLYYDGTYQPNTANMIKANVGYINNQFGANGYYAAPSDKEAYEQVKTAFASLQSKHQLTQAFSISPRLSNRYNEDEYWYLGRETTKGRSKHYSNVFGAEINATLEQSYGTFGLGLESRFERINSTSIGDHNRENYGGYLEFKTEAIEKLMINSGAYINYNSKFGWQVFPGLDLGYDITEHWKIVVNAGSSQRIPSFTDLYTNQTANVGTPTLSSENAYQIESGIKYLSNRVIAQVGYFHRRINDFIDWQKEDATTGSGTVIPWKPINIGKNKIDGFNASFRYNINDPSATTRYFTTLSYNYLNPSITLADGILSKYAIESLRHQVIANFTINHKNWMFTSANRFNERISYKSYFIADVRGSYQLQDLNIFVDVQNIFDKSYIEAAAVPMPGRWFSIGAKYKLNY
- a CDS encoding ThuA domain-containing protein, encoding MNRIFIFLFLLLGMSAAVQAQRQVLIFSKTKGFRHGSIEKGAEVLKQLLDKEKIKSDHSEDAVLFTDQGLNKYDAVIFLSTTGDILDNAQQEAFVRYIQSGKGFVGIHAATDTEFDWPWYNGLVGGYFASHPAVQKAKIDVLDRKHPATKHLDPIWWHKDEWYNFKDVKDGLHVLMNLDEKSYQGGKMGDQHPISWTQSYDGGKVFYTGLGHTDESYDEPEFQKHLIGGILSVLPKKK
- the aroB gene encoding 3-dehydroquinate synthase, translating into MEVIESLGYQVYFDDTLASLEAFLAERSYSKIIVLVDTNTLDNCLPLFQQALPNLANYDLIEVDPGEENKNIDFCIGVWHNMLDFGADRHSLMINLGGGVVTDMGGFAASTFKRGMDFIQIPTTLLSQVDASVGGKTGIDMGSVKNIIGTFAQPQAVFISSQFLKTLDQRQLISGFAEVIKHGLIFDRAYYERVKTLEIDQIDNSLIKHSVSIKNRVILEDPKEKGLRKILNFGHTIGHAIEGYSLLNDASPLLHGEAIAVGMICEGYLSHKLNGLPLDELNDLIQTFRKYFNDYTFDSSIDTALLDLMRNDKKNLSNQIGFALLDQIGSCQYDIYVSEEDIIESLDFYRELITP
- a CDS encoding zinc dependent phospholipase C family protein, which translates into the protein MKFLLYTIFPLIVIPIFTSWGFFAHKKINHYAVFALPAKMAKFYKDNIELITEKAVDPDKRCYTDSAEGPRHFIDIEDYEEDGKNDSIPIHWSKAKEKYQEKQLLKNGIVPWQINLTYQKLVKAFQTKNYNLIIKHSAELGHYIADAHVPLHTTKNYNGQFTNQIGIHAFWESRLPEMFSERYNLRVGKAIYIHDPLAEAWLMVRESNRLVDSVLNIEAKLNRQFKDSQKKTFIERNNQLVWTYSDRYANAYHDAMNGMVERRMRKTILRISSYWYSAWLESGQPNLNNIEKIKINSKQDQIDIIGRKPIGREEWM